The Bacteroidales bacterium genome contains the following window.
AAAACTAAGGCGATAAGTCCCTTTGGAATAGCGATATCCTTTTTTATCAAAAAGCTTAAAATGATCTTGAAGTCGTTCTTGAAAAGCAGACCAATTTTTAGCATCTTTCTTTCCCCACAACACTTCCGAAAGCGCAAGCATTCGAGGTAAAATCATATATTCCACATAATCTGTAGTTTCCATATATTCTGTCCACACATTTCCTTGAGCGCCTAAAATCAAATCTTTTTGCTCCGTGAACAAATCTTCAGGAACAGGCTCAAAGTCATAGACTTTCTTCAAAGAAGTATATCCACCAATGGCTTTGGGTTCAAAATCCTTATCCGCTTGATAATGATCAAAATAGCAATGAGTTCCCGGAGTCATAACCACATGGTTTCCCTGACGAGCAGCATCAATTCCACCCTCCATTCCTCGCCACGACATTACCGTAGCATTCTTGGCTAAACCACCTTCTAAAATCTCATCCCAGCCTAATAATTTTTTTCCTTTTGAACTCAGGTATTTATCAATTCGTTTGATAAAATAGCTTTGCAATTCGTGTTCATTTTCCAGACCTTCTTTTTGCATTCTGGCTTGGCATTTCGCACACTCCTCCCAACGGTCTTTTGGAGCTTCATCGCCACCAATATGAATATAAGAACCTGGGAATAAATCGATAACCTCATCCAAAACATTTTCAATAAATTCAAAAGTTTTATCATTTCCGGCACAATAAATATCTTTAAAAACACCCCAATTATTGGGTACATCTTGCAGCTCACCAGTGCAAGAGAGTTCAGGATAAGCAGCTAAAGCAGCACGACTATGTCCTGGCATTTCAATTTCAGGAATAATGGTAATATGCAACTTTTTAGCATAAGCCACCACCTCTTTAATTTCTTCTTGGGTATAAAAACCACCATAACGACTGCCATCTTTTTCGGTACGCCAAGCACCAATTTCAGTAAGTTTTGGATATTTTTTAATTTCAATCCTCCAGCCTTGATCCTCCGTTAAATGCCAATGAAAAGTATTGAATTTATAATAAGCCATCAAATCGAGATAATGTTTAACAAACTCCACATCAAAAAAGTGACGAGCTACATCTAAATGCATTCCTCTATAAGAAAATCGTGGTTTGTCCCAAACCTGAATGGCAGGGATTATTAAGCTTCCAGATTTATCGTTTAAACGCTGCAAATCAAATAATTGATAAAGGGTTTGAATACCATAAAAAACACCATCAATATCGTTAGCTGTTATTAAGACTTTATCTCTATCCACCTGCATTCTATAGCCTTCAGCTCCCAAACGCTTTTCCTGACTTATGGTAGACAGCAAGATTACATTTTGCATACTTTTGGTTTCATCTTGACTAACTATTTCTAGTTTTATATCAGCAAGTGACAAAACATATTCCTGCAAAAGTTTGGCACTACTTGCAATATCGTCTCCACTTATTAATATCCGCGTTTCTCCATTTACAACAAAAGTTTGTGAACCTTCTCTGAGGCTATATGGCAAAGGAATAATACTATATTCTGTTTCGGAATTAAATTTATTTCTACAAGATGATGCAACAATTAAGATAATTACGATTAAAAAAAGCAGACTAACTTTTCTCATACTATTGTTTTATTAAACAATCGGAATCTATTAATTTATTCTCACCATTAACTGCTAAAGCATATTGAAATCCGGGTAAAATGGAATAGGCTCCAATATCACCATCTTTGCTTAGTGCAAGGTAGCCCACTTGAAAAAACTTGCTGTCCTGATCATCGCTATAGCGATCCCAAATCCGCTTGATGGCTATTTCACAGGCTTCTTGAGCAGAATGTCCATTTCGCATCAACTCCACAATTAAAAAAGAGCCTACAGTTTTCATCATCAACTCTCCCATTCCCGTTGCTGTTGCTGCACCTACTTCTCCATCAACAAATAAACCAGCACCAATAATTGGACTATCGCCTACTCTACCGGGCAATTTATAAGCCATACCACTAGTAGTACAAGCGCCTGCTAAATGTTTGTTCTTATCTAAAGCCAATAGACCTATTGTATCGTGATTTTCAAAATTCACCTCAGGTTTATACTCTGCTGTTTCAGTCCATTTGCGCCAAAGCTTTTCCATTTCAGGGGTGAGTAATTCGTGGCGATCAAAACCTTGTTTCACGGCAAATTCAAGAGCTCCAGCTCCAGAAAGCATCACATGAGGTGTTTCTTCCATAACTTTTCGAGCTACTGAAATGGGATGAACAATATCTTCCAAATAGCAAACCGCTCCAGCATTTCCCAGATGATCCATTATAGAAGCATCTAATGTTACTTTACCGCTGGCATCAGGATAACCTCCAATTCCTACCGAATGGTTGTTGGCATCAGCCTCTACCACGTGAACACCTTTTTCTACAGCATTCAAAGCGCTTCCATCAGCATCTAAAACTTTTATGGCATCCGCATTGGCTTCAATACCGTGACTCCAAGTGGAAATTACTATTGGAGGAGGATTATTGGTTTTATTCAGCCCTTTTTCATCAGACTGACTTGCAAATAGTTTGGGAGCTGCCAATAATGCTGCTGATCCTAATCCAAGTTTATTTAAAAAATTTCGTCTAGTTGCCATAAATTTTATTTATTCGTTCGATATATTCGTTTTTAGAAAGCGGTTTAGCATAATTGCAAATGGGACAAGCCAAATAATACTTGTCTTTCACAGGAAAAACAGGAAGAAAAAACAATGAGAAAT
Protein-coding sequences here:
- a CDS encoding N(4)-(beta-N-acetylglucosaminyl)-L-asparaginase → MATRRNFLNKLGLGSAALLAAPKLFASQSDEKGLNKTNNPPPIVISTWSHGIEANADAIKVLDADGSALNAVEKGVHVVEADANNHSVGIGGYPDASGKVTLDASIMDHLGNAGAVCYLEDIVHPISVARKVMEETPHVMLSGAGALEFAVKQGFDRHELLTPEMEKLWRKWTETAEYKPEVNFENHDTIGLLALDKNKHLAGACTTSGMAYKLPGRVGDSPIIGAGLFVDGEVGAATATGMGELMMKTVGSFLIVELMRNGHSAQEACEIAIKRIWDRYSDDQDSKFFQVGYLALSKDGDIGAYSILPGFQYALAVNGENKLIDSDCLIKQ
- a CDS encoding zinc-ribbon domain-containing protein gives rise to the protein MFVILGLSDSKPEITKSTEYINCPNCNNQRFWNLIHERTNFSLFFLPVFPVKDKYYLACPICNYAKPLSKNEYIERINKIYGN
- a CDS encoding beta-N-acetylhexosaminidase, which encodes MRKVSLLFLIVIILIVASSCRNKFNSETEYSIIPLPYSLREGSQTFVVNGETRILISGDDIASSAKLLQEYVLSLADIKLEIVSQDETKSMQNVILLSTISQEKRLGAEGYRMQVDRDKVLITANDIDGVFYGIQTLYQLFDLQRLNDKSGSLIIPAIQVWDKPRFSYRGMHLDVARHFFDVEFVKHYLDLMAYYKFNTFHWHLTEDQGWRIEIKKYPKLTEIGAWRTEKDGSRYGGFYTQEEIKEVVAYAKKLHITIIPEIEMPGHSRAALAAYPELSCTGELQDVPNNWGVFKDIYCAGNDKTFEFIENVLDEVIDLFPGSYIHIGGDEAPKDRWEECAKCQARMQKEGLENEHELQSYFIKRIDKYLSSKGKKLLGWDEILEGGLAKNATVMSWRGMEGGIDAARQGNHVVMTPGTHCYFDHYQADKDFEPKAIGGYTSLKKVYDFEPVPEDLFTEQKDLILGAQGNVWTEYMETTDYVEYMILPRMLALSEVLWGKKDAKNWSAFQERLQDHFKLFDKKGYRYSKGTYRLSF